The region CAGTAGATACATGGCTAATCCTGGCAAAGAGCATTGGAAAGCAGTTCAATGGATTTTCAGATATCTGCGTGGTACTTCTAATGCTCGTTTGCAGTTTGGAACGTCTAGAGATGGACTTGTTGGTTATGTGGATTCAGATTTTGCTGGAGATTTGGATAGGAGAAGATCGCTTACAGGTTATGTTTTCACTATTGGAGGCTGTGCTGTTAGTTGGAAGGCAAGTTTGCAAGCAACTGTTGCCTTATCTACTACTGAAGCAGAGTACATGGCTATTTCTGAAACTTGCAAAGAAGCTATTTGGCTCAGAGGCTTGTATACTGAGCTTTGTGGAATTACGtcttgcataaatatattttgtgacagtCAAAGTGCAATTTGCCTTACAAAGGATCAGATGTTTCATGAGagaactaagcacattgatatCAGATATCACTTTATTCGAGGTGTTATTGCTTATGGTGATGTTAAGGTATGCAAGATAAGTACTCATGATAATCCAGCTGACATGATGACAAAGTCAGTTCCTGCCACTAAGTTTGAGCTTTGCTCAAGCTTGGTTGGTGTTACGGTATAGTCCAAGAGACTATTTGGCGCGCAATCAATTTGACCTGTGAGGTGTatattggtgattgatgatttttgatgctacaagaggaaattcgtctcaaggtggagattgttaaatatgtgatccgaattgtaactggaattatatccggattagtttcctagtaggtttctcccagttgtttcctactaggagtcggattagtttcctaataggattctttcgcctaatcctaccaggactcttagattttccccttatatatactcttgtagttTGCACGGGAAGAGTagagttctcattgtttccctgcattgtaatcatatcctcatagtgattattgccggttagcgcccgtggtttttcccgcaagggttttccacgttaaattcgtgtctcgtttgtgcctttgtttctaacaTGCTGCGTCAACGAGAACAAGTGATATAATTTTGCAACGCGCGCAGATGGCGTTTTGGATCGGATAACATACTGAGGCGTGCTTAAATATTCCCTCCATCCTAAGTGTTTGACAGCCTTATTTGACTACttcttttattcaaaaaatatataattattaattatttttatatcattttatttatggttaaatatacttttatgcatatatatatatatatagcttcacatatttgataaattttttttgtaagacgagtagtcaaacgtgtataaaaatgtcaatggtgtcaaacatttagggacggaggcagtatatatttgtattttccaTCGAACAATCatgaaaatgataaaaaacatgGGACCAATGTTGGAATGgaaaatgttctaaaataagacAGCCAAACTGTTTTCACTTTTGCAATTgattaaacgtttgatttttttttacaactgtttCGGTTAATTTGCATAGTTTGAATTTGCATAGTTTGCCATCAACAGTCCAGAATGGAGGAGGatgaagagaaaaggaaaaaggataCGAAAAAGGttaaaggaaaagagaaaagaaaatcctGGGCTGGTCAACCTGGTCACAATCGTTCTGTGGATGGTTAGTTgggaaaatatataattgacGCCCAACTTAGGTAAGAAAACATGTAAATTAACCACGACTAAAAAGTCATCTAAAATTACACAAAGATAACTCATGTAACCATCTTTAGTACGTGATGGTGCCACATCAGCATTTATGTTGGCATGCCACATCAGATGTTGGAtctctaattaattatacatttaACAACTTTAGAggtttaaatataattttttttcaagtttatagtTCTAAGTTTAATGACCGCTAATGTATTTGAGTATTCTACATTTTTACTAGTGCCAATGAGCATCACATGACCACATCCACTCGGAGAACTTAAAGAGGATATCAACACAACaatggagaaagaagaaaaacggaggatatatattgcatatttgctACAATAATAGTCTGGTTAGTTTCTATCTGTATTTATTGCTATGCCACATAAGCAATTTGATGATATAgcaagttatttattaaagagggtgaggcaaaaataaaaaaactagttcTAGATTAAGAACTAGTGTCTTCACGTAAAACAAGACTGATTGTGAGAGATGAGTGGGCCATGTGATAACAAGATACAAAAGTTATATGGTAGAAGATAGTTTCTTAACACGATGTCCTATAGTAAAGAAACCATGGTAGTTTCTAGCATTAAGAGTGCCCTAAGCCgcatccatttttttcttgtgttcaCTTGGCCTTGGTTCCAAgacaataaatataaaagttttgccctaaaattatgtttttgttttctttgttcaTGAGTTGTTGACTTGTAAGCCCTAACCGTAAAAATACCTTCCAAATTGGCCCATTGTTGATTGATCATATATCCTAAATGACTGGGTTATCTAAAATCGCATAAGAAATAGAAGTGCATTCTAGTTCCTTCATATACGAGCACATGTATTAAACTAAGTTATGCTGTTGCGTGGAAAAATTCTGTTATTTTGATTACAAAATTGAACGCATTGTCGGAAGTTATAAACATTCAAAGGATGAGATAATGTTACAAGTACTTGCATCGTTATCGTTAGAAAAAGTCTGAAGGTTCTTAACAAATGAGGGCTTTTTgctctcatattttttttcttatgctaatatatacttataagccaagatttaaatttaaaattaattttgggttTTAGTTATCGTAGTTTATGTTCTAGCCTTTGCACTTAGatcctaaaaatatcataaattatttttaattattaatgagCCATTTGGCATATACTTATAGAAAACGAAAAGATTAGGCTGACAAAATAGAGCTATGCAGTACCATGTGAACGTGTTTATAACGAGAAACAGATGTAACACCACCGACTAATAAGATGTAAACATAACATTATCTTCTCAAAGTAGAACGcgtgaaacaaaaatatacccTATACATACAGCTATACGATATGCTGTTATCTTGTGTGTTTTGATTTGTGATAATGATCATACTACATTAGATGAGAATCGTTGTTGTTTATTGACTACTTTGAACCGTGTTGGAATTGAGCACAAAAGAATATTCGAGATTGTTAACCTGATTGTTGAGTGGAAGGTAAAGAAACTAAGATGTGAATGACTATTTAATTAGTTGTTTTCTCTTTGTGTCGCGGCAATTTGTGCTTGGAGATGAAGTCGGTTTGATTTTGACATCAATTTCAGTTTTACAAGTCTATTGATGCAAATAGCAGGCACACTTCCCTTCCTTCACTTCATGAATCACGGCCAAAAAATTCAGTGTTGTACTACTGCGGAAACAGGCAATGACAACATGGTggcctaaataaaaaatgaccCCACAAAAACATTATAAATGCCGGTCATCTTCTGTGATAAATGTATACAGGCTAAGAGCAGGTCCAGAAATGAAAGCCTTCCGAAATTATCAATCTATAGTAACAACAGAATTACACTTTGTTTCTTGAGTTCCATAAGTTCATTACAGAGGCTTTAGTCCACCCGCAAAGACCATAATCAGTTCGGTAGGGACATTATATTCAGCAACTTATGAATGCTGGGGAAAAGTTGGAAATCAGATAATACAACAACAATGGAACAACTAATAATCCAGCATTGAACCTGTTAGACAAGATACCTGTAGTACAAGTAGCCAGAGAGTATGGCAGGCTGACAACACTGATGAGCAACAATCTTTGAGGGACTCAGAATGCTTTTCATCTGGAGTTGAAATAGCAATTTGAGATTAAAGTCAAACGCATTATCCTGTTGCATCCGAAATGCCCTTAAATGGTTAGCCGAGGCATATGTTGGGATCATCTTCGTCCGAGTCAAATTCTACCTGTCATCAACCATTGCATTCTAATAATCAGTGTAAACTAAAAACAAAGATACTGCTATAAATTTGGATTGCACAGCGCAGAGGAGGAATGAGCTATTCCATTTCAGATTATTTGTCATTCTAGAAAATCTCAGGCCAAATAAGGAGCTGTGGAAAATTACATCATTGACCTCATTAAGTACATCGCAATTGTTTTCCCCAAGCAACCATTGACTCTGATTAACAGTGTGGCTGCATTGATGAAGGGCGGAGAGGGAGGTCACCTCTAAAAACCCTTTGGaatatgaaaatgacaagtattttaataaaaaaagtttaatgtTGGAATGAAAAGTAATCCAAAATGGAGAAAGTATCCTCTATTAGGCCATTGGTCAAAGAAAATTACATCTACTGATGCCACATACCTGTGCgccataaaaatatgatgtgCATGATGAGGCTTAGTGTGAAAAAGCTTACTAACTGGGAGTCATTCGTTgcctatattatttttctttctatattgcctaataacaataacaaaggaaaaagaaaaaaatgttactcACATTTTCATCCCTGTACCATCTTCCATGGCCATCTCGTTTCCATCCTGAAGCAGTGAATTTGAGCTCTTGCTCCTGGCGTTTTTGGAAATCTTTTTGCTGTGCAATCATTTTGGTTGCAGTTCTGTCACCAACAAAGAGTTCTCCTTTCACAGTATTTCCACTCCATTTTTTGATTGGAGCACTAGGAGTAACATGGGAGTCACTCAGCGAAGAATTTGATGCCCTCTTCAGATCATGAGATTTCTTGTTGACGTGGTCAATGATAAATCTGCTGGATTGTGCTTCCAAAATAGCTTGTCTTGTCTGCTCAATCAATGGTTTTTCCTTCATATCACTAGACCTAACGTCATTACGTTGATTACCACAATATGAAAAGGAAGCTTCTGGAGAAATAGCTAATCTCTTGTTGATCTCTTGTTGCCTTGATACTTCTTTCTCCCTCAGCTTAGATTGTGCTGCAATGTGCCGTGAACCTTTATTATGCATCTGTtcatgttttttcatttggaaATGCAAGGCCAATCAAAGAACACGTGGTCATGATTTTCAACAAGGTAGAACCCAAAAGTGATGCATAAAGAATAGATCGTAGACTAACATCTATATACTTTAAACCAAAGGACCAACTTCACCCCAAGCTCCATTTGTCGAAAAAGAAACTGCATAGCATAGTCTATAGAGCCATACCACTCGATATTTGGAGCAAAAATAGCTAACACACACTTTAAAGGTAACATGGACAAACGAACCAAACCAACCATACACACACAATGCTGCTAATTCAATATGTATTCATGACAATCCAGGAAATTTCACAGCAGAGCTTCACAAACAAGATTTTTTACATTATTCTAGACGGCAACAACTGACAATGATTGTGGCAAAGAAATTCAATACGACAGAACAGCTCCACATCACATGACACCATAGCTTCACAGTGCTAGCCTCTTTAATCAAAGCATCCACCTCATCATACTTAACTTAAGGGGTGGTAGATACTGGCTCATGACACCTACTTCTCTCATACCAATCCAAATTCTGAATCGTTCTTATCGATATTTGGAGCAATCTATTCAGTGGACAGTTTTTTATCGATATTTGAAGCAACCTATTCAGTGACAGTTTCCTAAACCATGGTTCATTCAAACCCCCCAAATAATATCGATTGGTCAAGCCTAGATATTCAACGAACCAGTCCTCGTGCTCACGCACCGTAAGAACACTGCGCGCCAATATCAGGTCGCCAACTACACGATTAGAGTAAAGGCAGGAGGGGGACGGAAGGGGATCGCTTACGGAGAGCATGAGAGGGGAGTCGAGGACGGGGCGGTGGGGGCAGACGAGGCAGGCGAGCTTGCCGTTGGAGAGCCTCTTGAACGAATCGGGCGCGGACGAggacggggaggaggggagcatgAGGTCGTCGAGGCGGCGCTTCCGCTGCTGCGCGTCGCGCGCCCAGCTGTCCCCGCCGAACACGCTCATCGCGGTGGCcgtggccggcggccgccgccgggaggagaggcgcTCGCTCGCTTGACCGGACCGGATTTCGCGCTCCGCTTGGGCTTTTTAAGAAGGCTCTGACTTGACTACGATGGGCCGCATCCCGAAGTGGGTGATTTGGGCCGGGCCCATGATGTGTCAATGGCTcagttaacttttttttttttgaaaacagcTCAGTTAACTTAACTGGGTCAGTCTGGTCTTTAATGCTGTAtagattaaagttttttttattgggtTAGTGAAGTAGATTAGTGATAAAATCTATAGTTGACTTGCATACCAAAACAGGCTTGTGTTTTTCCGGTAAAACAAAATCTGATTTTGAACTCTAGAAAATTTACTTGTTTATGTTACATGTACGTGAACAATTTCTTAGCAGTTTGTAGATCGTGGCCACACAGATGGTATTCTTCGAGCgattttattttgaagttCCATCCATGCTCATCAATGCTAAGTAGAGGAAATTTAGTGAAAACTAGAAAACAAACTCAAGGAGAAAATAACTTTACATTAACTAGGTGATATCAAACGTCGGCTCGATCTAGCTTGTTAAAACAATAACATATAGTTTGGCTTGGCTCGTTATCATAATGAGTTATAAGTCTCACTCAACTCAGCTCATTTATCTCACGAGTTTGATCTAAATGGCACATGTGCATGCCATCTCTCTCCTCAGGCACATGCAAGTTGGAGAGTGAGCGGTCGACACAACTAAAGCATGCGTAAAACAAGCAGGGGACAAACAGATGACGATACAATGTTGGTCGAATCACATATAAAGGAGCACTACTCTAGATCGGGACATTCGTTTTCTAGGATGGATTAACATGACCCCTTTGAGATTTCCTCGTCGCTAACAACTCATCTGTTATGAGGCCTACCTCCATAACATGATAACAAACATGCGTTAGCACCCATCCTCATAAGGGGATCATGATAGTGGGGTGGGCTCTGCGGGCGAACCTTGTGGATGATTAAAAGCTCATCATTCTTTCGTAGTATTAGAGTCTTATCGATGACACCTCAGACTCTTATACAGAAGGAGAGTACACGAACAACGGTGGGAAGAAGAGGTAGGATTGTGAAGCCTAGGCAGCAATGtaggagatatattttctgcTTGTTGTTTTACCTAAtctctattttcttttgtttcacgTCATTGGCTTTTGGATGATCATTgcatcttattcaaatattttatataattactaattattctGTTATTGTTTGATTTGCTATTAAAGAAACTCTAAGagctatattttatatatataaatcaaataagataaacgatcaaatataaatctaaaaatcagtttatcaaataaaaacgaCGAGAGGCGCGATGCACTATGCTATACCAATGATTGGCTTAATATAGTCAACAAACTACAATCTTACTCCAGCCTAACTCATTAATAAATTCAAAAGAGATGAGCCGAGCCAAGACGAATAATAGGCCATTCTCAGTGGCCCTTTTATTTGACATTAATTAGGTATcacatcagatttttttatgatatgacaagaatttaattaggaaagagaagaaaattctTTCATCATAGTGAGAGGCTCATGTCGTTGTTTAGTAAATAAAAGCCGAACGATAGTCTATTGAAACCAAACATTTCTTTCATCTAGATCTTATACGGGGTCCACCTCCTATTTTTCGATCATGTAGCAATTTATATGACATATTTGATCATACTCTCCTGCAGCCTGCAGGAATTTAATGGTCAATCAAGTCTAAAAAACCGTGAAATGAAAAAGATCACCGAAAGATATCTTCTATTTTATAAAGCAAAACTAGAACGCTGAAGTATCACATTTTAGAAACTACCGCGTATGAAATAAAAGGGACCTTTGATAATGCCCTAATACCGACAGAATTTATTTCCAGCCCTGCCATTAACCGAGACATTCCAAACAGTGGAGTAGCCTTTTTTTCACGAGGAAAAATAAGGAATGTACGGGGTGGACGGAGCAGTTCATCCCTATACTGCGACACGGAGATCGAAGCAAAAAGCACAAAACCAGAGATGCCAACGAAAATTGCTGGCTGCTGGGTGCACCCGCAAACCCCACCAGCAACGggccccccctccccctcctccttccaTTCCATTTCCCCCGTCCCAGTCAAAATCCCctgtgcggcggcgacgaggccatggatcccgccgccgccgccgccgcggcgcggcggtggataGGCGTGGCGGAGAAGCTCCTGATGGCGCGCGACCTCGAGGGGTGCAAGCAGTTCGTCTCCCAGGCGCTCGCGGACGACCCGACTGcccccggcgccgacgacctggctgccgccgccgacatcctcctcgccgcccagcggcggcgcctcccCTCGGGGGGCCCAAACCCCTACGCCGTCCTGGGGCTCGACTATGCGGACCCGGCCTCCCGCGACCCCGACGCCGTCCACTCCTCCTACCGCCGCCTGTCTCTCCTCCTCAACCGCTCCCACCCCGACCGCCCATGCTTGCATGCCTTCGCCGACGCCGCTCGCCTCGTCGCGGAAGCATGGGCGTTTCTGTTTGACCCCGTCCGCAAAGCCTCTCTCGACTCCGAcctcgacgccgcggcggcagccgcACGCACGCCTCCCGCCCCCTGTCCGGAGAAGCAGCACCCGCCGGCACCgcggcagccgcagccgcagccgcggtcgccgccgcctgttCCCGCAGCGCCGCAGGCGTCCTCGGCGGTGACTCCGCCGCCGAAGCCAAAGCGCGGGAGGCCGCCGCGCGCTAAACCCCAACGGACGCCGGAGCGGCggcaggaggcggaggcgccgaCCCCGCACGCGGCGACGTTCTGGACGGCCTGCCCGTCCTGCTGCAACCTGCACCAGTACAGCCGCTCCTACGAGGAGCGCACCCTGCTCTGCCCCAGCTGCCGCAAGCCGTTCGTCGCCGCGGCAatggccacgccgccgcccatcgTGCCGGGCACCGACATGTACTACTGCTCATGGGGTTTCTTCCCGCTGGGGTTCCCCGGAGGCCCCGCGTTCGCCGGACCAACCAGCTCTTCCCCCACGCAGCAGCAGGCGCCCGCCGCCATGGGATTTTATCCAATGGGGCCCTACCTGCCATTGCCAGGTGAAGGCGGCGCTGTCGAAGGCAATACTGCGGTTGGTGCCACCGCGGACGTTGCCACAGTGAAagcgccagcgccggcggcgccattgCCGGTGAAGCCCAAGCATGTAAAGGTTGGGGCAAAGAAGCGAGGGCGGCCCAAAGGAAGCAAGAACAAGCATGTGGTGATCGAGATCAATTAGaattttggccaaattttgCTCTTTGCTAAGCTGATGGTTCTGAATCTGTGTGATAGATTCTCGTTTGCTGATGAGAGTGAGAAAGTGAGGTGAAGAGGATTGCAGCTTCTACTCCAGCAATTTTGGTGATGAACAATTTCCCACTTCTTTCAGTTGGTTGTCAGAACTTAGCTCAGCTGACCCGTGGTAGGTTTATTCAGTGTCCATTAGATGGTAGATTTTGTGTTGTGCCAAGCCACCTCGAGAGCAAGATTTGTTGTAAGATTGTCAAATGGGTAATTCGTAGTTTCGCAGTGCCAAATGTACATTACTTAGGATGATGCAACTGCTTTTAATCTCTGCATGTGTAGCTGAAAATGTACACTAGCAATGAGGTTGCGAGAACTCTGGCTAATTCGGCAGTTTTGAGTTCAATGGCTATGTTATGGAGAACTATgatctctgtttcatatcataagactttttaatctactgatgaatgtatataatttatatatatgtctatgtCTTATGTTGTGAAACAAAGAGAGTGCAACGCAATTTACTGTTTCCAGTTTCTAATACAGAGACAACCAATGGAGCAAATTCATCAAGTATTATGAGCGAAAACTATTCTCGCTGAGTTTTTTATCCTTGTTAGCTATAGAGATCTTGAAAATTACATCAACTATATATTACTAACTTGTATGGGGGTATAAATAGGTATAACATGTTACAAATTATTCATTCCGGTGGAATGACTTGCCTAATCCCTACTAACCAAGACTAAAATGGTCCACGCAAACAAAATGATATTAGCTTGTACAACGGTTAGGGAAAACAAACAGAGTGAGAAAAATGTTGGACATGATCTGGAGCTTAACATTCTGAAAAGTAATAGGAATCGAGAAAAATGTTGGGTTCTGAGCTTTTGGCTTCTACATTTTCTAGATTGTACAATTACATATTCTCAAAATTTGTGTAGcaatataaactatttagaGAGCTTTTTAGAGAAATTACAGTTGATAGAAGCTCCCTCGGAGACTCAAATAGGGCCTTAAGAGTCTTAGCGTCGTTTATTAGTAATATTTGCTAacatggaagagagaagagagatgtcATTCCTATGGTTAACAACGGCTTAACAAAAATTCTTATCCTCTATAAAATGTAAACTTGGTTGCATGAGGGCgggaaaaatgaaataataacaataaaaaattatttttatgtattaatGGAGTCTTTGTTGTTTTAACTGTTGTAAGGTACAGTCTCAAAATAAACGTGTATCGTCGGATAGATTATATTGAGCTCTACCTTCATTATCTTATAACAACAACTTACAAATCCATACTTCTTCTGTCACGAAAAAACcaaaggcaaaatttgctacagggcataaaaaacgtgtaattagtcGGTGGACACcataagatcacgaatttgctgcaggacaccacaaaaatatggtaattagctatagggcactccggccaattttttattattttcagagtcaaaaattttaaaaatgacgagattgccctcggtagCCAACCTGTTATGCGCCCTCGCCGCAGCTGGGTCGCCGCCTGCTCACTTGCCctataggctagggttcgggtgtGGTGCGGCGCCAAAACCGATTGGGTCTGGTTCGACCGAACCTAGTTAGTATAATGGGTTGACCActgagggcaatctcgtcatttttaaatttttttactccgaaagtaataaaaaattgaccggaatgccctatagctaattaccatatttttcttatagcgtccaccggctaattacacgttttttcgatgctctgtagcaaatttttgcaaaaaacaaatgtataaatttgaatatgGACATagcacataatttattttttcttgaacgGACAGAACTGGGTTTGAGAATTATGTAGGCCGCATTCTTCTCATCAaattattcttaaatttttactcGATTTTTGCACACATGTTTTCTAAACGCTaaattgtgtattttttttgcaaaaaagttatatatagaagttcatcgttcacatttctaaagtagaCTTTCATTATTACAACAGTTAATTATATCGAaataccattaaataactataaaaaatcagataatttttaatactTCGTCTAAACCAAGAACATAGTCGTagcattttcaaatataaaaaacttaggAAATAAAGGATGACCAAAATGCCCCCGCCCTATATTTGCCATGATGTCTCGTCACTTCTTTCTCTCACCCCTCTCTCCACTTG is a window of Oryza brachyantha chromosome 8, ObraRS2, whole genome shotgun sequence DNA encoding:
- the LOC102711368 gene encoding sodium channel modifier 1-like, with translation MSVFGGDSWARDAQQRKRRLDDLMLPSSPSSSAPDSFKRLSNGKLACLVCPHRPVLDSPLMLSMHNKGSRHIAAQSKLREKEVSRQQEINKRLAISPEASFSYCGNQRNDVRSSDMKEKPLIEQTRQAILEAQSSRFIIDHVNKKSHDLKRASNSSLSDSHVTPSAPIKKWSGNTVKGELFVGDRTATKMIAQQKDFQKRQEQELKFTASGWKRDGHGRWYRDENVEFDSDEDDPNICLG
- the LOC107304742 gene encoding vegetative cell wall protein gp1-like, producing the protein MDPAAAAAAARRWIGVAEKLLMARDLEGCKQFVSQALADDPTAPGADDLAAAADILLAAQRRRLPSGGPNPYAVLGLDYADPASRDPDAVHSSYRRLSLLLNRSHPDRPCLHAFADAARLVAEAWAFLFDPVRKASLDSDLDAAAAAARTPPAPCPEKQHPPAPRQPQPQPRSPPPVPAAPQASSAVTPPPKPKRGRPPRAKPQRTPERRQEAEAPTPHAATFWTACPSCCNLHQYSRSYEERTLLCPSCRKPFVAAAMATPPPIVPGTDMYYCSWGFFPLGFPGGPAFAGPTSSSPTQQQAPAAMGFYPMGPYLPLPGEGGAVEGNTAVGATADVATVKAPAPAAPLPVKPKHVKVGAKKRGRPKGSKNKHVVIEIN